The Juglans microcarpa x Juglans regia isolate MS1-56 chromosome 2D, Jm3101_v1.0, whole genome shotgun sequence DNA window AATATCCCTCAAGATTAGTTAACAATGGACGAGCCGTTAAAATGGTACCAGCAAGCGAAGTAGTGAAAAGGAAAACcccatccaaaaataaattagacattGTAAATGGTTCAAGGCAGATAGTTGAGGGAGCGAAAGCAGTTAGAAGACAACCTACAGCTGCCCTGGTGAAAACTCCAAAGGTTAGGAAATCTAAAGAACTTCCACCCGCGGAGGAGCTGAAGGTTTTGCCCTCGGATGAAGGTTTCAGTTGGGCCAATGAAAATTATAACTCCTTGCAAAGGACTATAGACGTTTGGTCTTTTGTTATCTCTCTGCGTTTTCGTGTTCTGTTCAGCAATGAAAAATGGGCATATTTGGGAGGCTTCACAGATGATAAGCAGGTGGGTTCTGGCACTATACTGTGGCTGCCAATGGTTTCTATTATGTTGAATCCTGATCCTGATTACATTGTGCAAAATGGTTTTTGTCCGCTAAATATCACATTCTGGACCTGGTCTCCATTTAGTTTCTTGGTTTATGGGCATTTTATTGTGTTTCACATcaagtttttataaattctctCTAAATCAGAAAAACAGAAGGCAAAAAACAGCTTCATGGCTCCGGGAGTGTGTGTTGCAGCTTGGTCCAACATTTATTAAACTTGGGCAGTTGTCTTCAACAAGGTCAGATCTATTTCCGCGTGAATTTGTAGATGAGCTCGCAAAGTTGCAGGCAAGTTTTCTGCAGCACTAAATATAAATAAGCTATGTTGTCTCTCATATTTATGCCTTTAAACGCAGACAAAGTACTATTTTGTATTACTAAATGTATGTGATTCTTATGCATGATGATTCAGGACAGGGTCCCTGCCTTCTCACCAGAGAAAGCAAAAGGCTTCATTGAGAGTGAACTCGGAGCTCCTATAGATATAGTGTTTAAGGAGTTTGAGGACCGTCCAATTGCTGCTGCTAGTCTTGGTCAGGTGTTTGATCTATGTATTTTCTTCTACCTTATGAGTCAACCCTTGCACTTTGTTTGAAGTTTCTCAACAGTTTCACTTTACGTGGTTGGAAGTATagcataataaaattatgaaccTTGTTTGCAAGAACATTAAGACCATCCTGACACAAATATGGAAGAATAAGACAATTTTAGTGAAGGCAatagagaaaatgttgattGCAGCCATATGCTTATGCCGATGGATGCTCATACCAATTTTTTGGGATCTTGATGCTTCTACTTCTATGCTCAtgtagttaaaaaaatttgtgaagtTACGATCTTCCACGATTTACTTTTGATAGGTTCTCCTTATTTTACTTAGTTCTTCgttgatttaaaaatatgagaGTCCTGTGGTTTTAGGTCCACCGGGCTATCCTGCATAATGGGGAGAAAGTAGTGGTGAAAGTTCAGAGACCTGGTCTCAAGAAGCTTTTCGACATCGACTTACGTAAGTAATGTACATTTTTCCATTCATATCATGCTAATGTGAGTTGCTTGTCCTTACAAAATGCTTGTGTTTTTGCTTGGGTTAACCAGTTCCCCTTTTCGTTTCTTCTCATGTTTCCATCAATCTTTTTTAAACTTATTCTTTGACACACGGTACGTAGACCAGTGATAGTTCATGTATATTCATTAAAGAAAGCATCTGTTCAGAATTGTATGTGAAAGTTCAATTATCACTTGTAGATTGTGAGATTTTATATTACGAGATTGAAGTGTGAATCCTTATTGAGACTAGACTGCATGGAGATAATTGTGATTAGAGTTACAGAAGGCATGTCTTTTGACATGCATGAATAACGGGGTTATGTTTTTTGTTGACAATCtctattattgtatatataacattacACGATAGGAAACTCCTGTAGTACTTATCCATGATTAATCTAGTGAATAGTGATCTACGAAAACTTCAATTGACTGACTGCTTTATAGGTATTGTGAAATTATAGATCTGACCAAGTGATCTACTTTTTGTATTTGTTGCATGTAATTTTGGGTGTCTCATTGGAATTCAGCAGTCTTAAGGCTTTTCTCATAATCTTTGCTGCTTCCATTCAGGAAATCTAAAGCTAATTGCAGAGTATTTTCAGAGAAGTGAAACTTTTGGTGGTCCAACAAGAGATTGGATTGGCATATATGAAGAATGTGCCACGTAAGTAACAAGGCTCTACTAGTGTATATACTAATTTCTTGAAGTATATATTGTAGAATACTAAGTAATCATAACCATAGACATATGGACTTATCTCCACGTTATCATGCCTGAACACCTGAGATTCATGTTCATGGTCAACACTTGCTGGTCTTAAtgaatcttattttaaaataatactgTGTTGGATTGGACCATTTGAACACATTTATAAACAAACGGGAAAGTTGCTTCGTTGCCTTTTAGTTTGAACTTAATTAGAACTGTAATGAAACATTTTCTCTCCCACTGTAAGGTTGGATGCTCATAATATGTTCTTGGGCTTGCGTTGCTTTCAGGATTTTGTATCAAGAAATTGATTATATTAATGAAGGGAAGAATGCAGATAGATTCCGCCGAGATTTTCGAAATATAAAATGGGTCCGAGTACCTGTATGTTTCTTGCATCATGATGACAAAACAACTAATGCTTAttcatatagattttatatttccATCAAGCATGTATGAGTATATAACTTTAAACCATTTTAAATTTGTAGAGATCAtaagttttttgtttaaaatatattactgATTCTTTGAGAACATTTTCCCCCTTCTAGCTGGTTTACTGGGATTATACAGCCTCAAAGGTGTTGACATTAGAGTATGTTCCAGGTTTTCATCTGAAACTCATGTTTATTTTGGTTTAAGATGATAAATTCTGTTCTACATTACGCTACCTCATTGATTTTATGTTGGCTGTAAATGATCTTGTATTGTGACTCTATGGACAGGGATTAAGATAAATCAGTTGGATATGCTTGATTCACGGGGTTATAACAGGTCTCGAATATCATCACGTGCTATTGAGTCATACTTAATTCAGGTTTGGACTTTCTTCCTGATTTATTTACTCCTGATTTCAAGTACAATGACTCGGTTGGTGCTTGAAGCAGTGTGTAAATTCCTCAGCGACTCTGTTTTAATTGGACTACAATTGATGGATGATCAGTTACCTGTTTCATATTAGTGTTTTAGTCATTTTCCTTCCCTCTTTTCAGATACTAAAAACCGGTTTCTTTCATGCCGATCCGCATCCTGGAAATCTTGCTATCGATGTTGACGAAACACTCATCTACTATGATTTTGGTATGATGGGAGAAATCAAATCTTTCACTCGGGAGAGATTGCTTGAACTTTTCTATGCTGTTTATGAGCAAGATGCAAAGAAGGTCTGCTTTCCATCTTTTAACATCATCATCTAAAGTAAACTGGATAATGTTCTTTTAATATAGCCTCacaagaaaatttatggatATGCCCTGAACATGCACTGCTTGATTTGTATTTCCTTTCAATTGCATTATGTCTTTCTGGGATTCAAAGACACTCAGGAATGCCTCAACCTGGATGATGGAGTGCCGTATTATGTATGCTGTACATGGAGAATGGCTAggattttatatagaaaaaatctagTATCATTCTTACATTAACATGCATTGAAAGGTCTGTCAATGAATGGCATTATTTGAACGATTGGTTTTGCTTTCTGCAAGTATAAAGCATGTAGAATATGTACTTACTCTCAACCGGACGTCTATATGGACATTTCATGGAATTTGACacataaaaattgatatttcaaCTTGAAGTGTTTCATTTTGAAAGGTAATTTAAGCCTTTCTTACATAGGTCTTTTGTGCTCTAAAATTCTTCAGAAGCATGCAATAAATGTCATTAGAAGCACTTAATTACAACCTTTATGGTCTCGCTGCATTGTCTTAAACTGACAGGCACCAACCATGCAGGTTATTCAAAGCCTTGTAGATCTTGGAGCACTTCAGCCCACAGGAGACATGTCATCTGTAAGCGCCACGTCATCCCTATAAACAATTAAAGTGTAATTGATTAAGCATATTGCTTCAAAGAAATTGGTATGATCCATCTTAGAATTTAAATTGTTTGTTCTATTCCTAGGTTAGGAGATCTGTGCAGTTTTTCTTGGATAATTCGTTAAGTCAGACACCAGATCAGCAGCAGACTTTGGCTGCAATTGGGGAGGTAAGCAAGGATTTGATTACCGACTGTACAACCATATAACCCTTATCATCAGAGATAAGAATGGGATTATGGATGTCTTAATATGTTGCAActagtttattttcattctGAGCAAGAAAATGTTCAGTTACAACAAGCgggttaaaaaaaaaccaaaaaccttGTACTCGGTTGAATAGAATGGTATTTGGTTGCGTAGATCATTAGGTTTAATGAAAAGCTGTTTGGTTTTGAAttaattctaattaatattgcTCCAGTAGTGACTCATTCTTTTCCATTGTCCTTGCAAATGACCCTTAGATGTCCTACAGTTGAAGTatatggatttttctttttgtctcacAGGATTTATTTGCCATAGCACAAGATCAGCCTTTCCGGTTTCCATCCACCTTTACCTTTGTCTTAAGAGCATTTTCAACCCTTGAAGgtactctctctcactctcatgCTTGCGGAAATGTTAATGCACATTCAGTTAGAATGAGCCTGGTGTAAGTGAAGCTCTCTCTGCTCAACCAAAACCTTATAATGCTTCTTTCAAGCAAAGAAATCTCACAACTAACTTGAGGTCTCTGCTCTTTCCTGACTATAAAAGTCTTTGCTTACAGGTATAGGATACATCCTTGATCCAAAATTTTCCTTTGTAAAGATCGCTGCTCCTTATGCACAGGTTCCATACCTTTGGCAAACAAATATAGTTCACACCTTTATTCATATGTAAAAGCCTTTTTTAGTCTTTTAGCCATGCATTTGAAGTATAGCACTGATGCGTCACACTACATGTACAGGAGCTTTTAGATCTAAAACAGAAGCAGCAGTCTGGGACACAACTTGTGCAGGAAATAAGGAAACAGGCTGATGATGTACTGTAACTTAAATGTTTCTCCCCTTCTTTCAGTTCCTTGATGTTCTTGTTGGTCGCAATAAAATAGATGCTAGTACTTCTTTTCATTTCCAGACTATCAAGTGCagccatttaaaaatatattatactgTTAAATGCTGTGAAATATCGGCATCAAGAGCATCTACATATGTATTTTCAGGCCAGAACATCTACCATGTCCATGCCATCTAGAGTTCAGCGGATAGAAGAATTTGTGAAACAGCTCGAGTCAGGAGACTTGAAGCTTCGAGTCCGAGTGCTTGAGGTATCTCTTAAGATCTTGAGATGATATTTGTTGGATACTAGTACTTTCTATAGTGGTAATCAATTCATCTAAATAGATCAAACTGCACTTCAGATTTTTAATAGTTTCTTTTTGAAACGACAAAAATGCAATTGGCAGTCTGAAAGAGCCGCTCGGAAAGCAACAATTATACAAATGGCAACTATGTATACAGTATTAGGAGGTACCCTGCTAAACCTTGGGGTCACGTTCAGCTCTCAAGGCAGTCAAGTGATTGCAAATGGATCGTTCATTGGTTCAGGTGAGCTTTTGTTTATACAGAAATTTACAACATGAAAATTACTTTTCCTCTCATACTTAATCATTTCTGGTGCTGAAAGTCATTTATCTGTCAAAATGCAGGAATTTTTATGGCACTGTTTTTTAGGTCCATGCAAAGGGTGAAGAAGCTTGATAAATTTGAGGAGATGATATAAAATTTCTTTCCCAAGCAAGCATATCAATTCTTCCTCGCATGTTGGATAAATCTTGGTCTAAATTTTTCTGTCTAgtgtctgttttttttttttttttctcttcacattCAAAACACGGCAGTATTCTGTCTATATATAGAACGTGATTAAATGGGGACCGGAGTTGCCTCCCGAATTGTATAAAAGGTGCAATTCctcaagcaaataaaaaaaaaaaaaaaaaattaggaattcAATTTGGTTAATTAACGTAAACCAGcaac harbors:
- the LOC121249926 gene encoding protein ACTIVITY OF BC1 COMPLEX KINASE 7, chloroplastic, whose product is MAAILASNSCYCLDMQSINQGRTLDNLSFSSTISVHNFLKYGGPSRNPPGTDKFQVEMKQTEYPSRLVNNGRAVKMVPASEVVKRKTPSKNKLDIVNGSRQIVEGAKAVRRQPTAALVKTPKVRKSKELPPAEELKVLPSDEGFSWANENYNSLQRTIDVWSFVISLRFRVLFSNEKWAYLGGFTDDKQKNRRQKTASWLRECVLQLGPTFIKLGQLSSTRSDLFPREFVDELAKLQDRVPAFSPEKAKGFIESELGAPIDIVFKEFEDRPIAAASLGQVHRAILHNGEKVVVKVQRPGLKKLFDIDLRNLKLIAEYFQRSETFGGPTRDWIGIYEECATILYQEIDYINEGKNADRFRRDFRNIKWVRVPLVYWDYTASKVLTLEYVPGIKINQLDMLDSRGYNRSRISSRAIESYLIQILKTGFFHADPHPGNLAIDVDETLIYYDFGMMGEIKSFTRERLLELFYAVYEQDAKKVIQSLVDLGALQPTGDMSSVRRSVQFFLDNSLSQTPDQQQTLAAIGEDLFAIAQDQPFRFPSTFTFVLRAFSTLEGIGYILDPKFSFVKIAAPYAQELLDLKQKQQSGTQLVQEIRKQADDARTSTMSMPSRVQRIEEFVKQLESGDLKLRVRVLESERAARKATIIQMATMYTVLGGTLLNLGVTFSSQGSQVIANGSFIGSGIFMALFFRSMQRVKKLDKFEEMI